The genome window TTGCCTACGGGGACCGTAAGGCGGTTTCAGCGGCCTTGAAGAAGGTCTATACCGCCCCTGATGGCTCCAGTGCTGCCATTGCACTCGAGGAGTTTGCTTCTTCGGGTCTTGGCCAGAAATATCCCAGGTCAGTCAAGGTGTGGCAGGACGCATGGGAGAGGTTCGTGCCGTTTTTGCAGTTCCCTCCGGCAGCGCGCAAAGTCATCTACACCACCAATTCCATCGAGTCGTTTAACAACGAGTTGCGCAAAGCCACCCGCAACCGCGTGCAGTTTACGAACGACGAATCCGCGTTGAAGACCTTGTGGTTGATGATCTGCAATATTGAAGACAAACGCGCTGCTCGCAGGGCCAAGGAAGGTAAAAAGGCCGCGGCTACCGCCGGGAGGCTTGTGGAAGGAGCGAAAGTCTCAGGCTGGAAGCAAGCCATCAACCAGATGGCCGTGGCCTACCCCGACCGCTTCGACCAATACCTCTAAGAAAACCGCCCCACACACAAACAACTTGACACGCTCGAGCCACACCGACATCAACGCCACCGCCCTCCGTCAACTCGACCGCATACTCACCAGCGCACCCAAGCGGTATAGCACCGTGAACATCACCATCGAGCACTCCGAGGACATCATCGAAGTCTCTCGCGACGTAGCCGATTCGTTGCGCATACTCCTCATCAATGCCGTAGCTGGAAAAACGGTGAGTATCATCCCCACTTCCGCCGAACTAACCACGCAGCAAGCCGCCACCCTGCTCAACGTTTCCCGGCCTCACGTGGTCAAATTGATCGAGCAGGGAA of Corynebacterium sp. 21KM1197 contains these proteins:
- a CDS encoding helix-turn-helix domain-containing protein; this translates as MNITIEHSEDIIEVSRDVADSLRILLINAVAGKTVSIIPTSAELTTQQAATLLNVSRPHVVKLIEQGILPGHRVGSHRRLYATDVQKYKDERDDVSRTAMNELIELSEELGLYE